From a region of the Bradyrhizobium diazoefficiens genome:
- a CDS encoding LLM class flavin-dependent oxidoreductase, with amino-acid sequence MAQRQLKLGAFMRPISIHTGAWRYPGAWPDANFNFSHIKTLIRKLEAGKFDAFFMADHLAVLNMPINALKRSHTVTSFEPFTLLSALSAVTERIGLIATGSTTFDEPYHVARRFASLDHLSGGRAGWNIVTTSNPDAALNFGRDDHMEHAERYKRAREFYDVVTGLWDSFADDAFVRDVESGLFFDPAKMHTLDHNGKYLKVRGPLNIARPVQGWPVIVQAGASEDGRQLAAETAEAVFAGGGSLADGQKLYADIKGRMEKVGRDPEHLKILPGAFVVVGDSIDEAREKRALLDSRVHYDSAIASLSVILGTDASGFDPDGPLPDIPETNASKSGRQRMVDLAKREKLTVRQLAQRVGGYGGLSFVGTAKTIADQMEEWLVGRGSDGFNIMFPFVPAGLDDFVDKVVPELQRRGIFRKEYEGATLRENLGLPRPKNRFFEA; translated from the coding sequence ATGGCACAACGGCAACTCAAGCTTGGCGCGTTCATGCGCCCGATCAGCATCCACACCGGCGCCTGGCGCTATCCCGGGGCCTGGCCGGATGCCAATTTCAACTTCAGCCACATCAAGACGCTGATCCGAAAGCTCGAGGCCGGCAAGTTCGACGCCTTCTTCATGGCCGATCACCTCGCCGTGCTGAACATGCCGATCAATGCGCTCAAGCGCAGCCACACGGTGACGTCGTTCGAACCTTTCACGCTGCTCTCGGCGCTCTCGGCCGTCACCGAACGGATCGGCCTGATCGCCACGGGCTCGACCACGTTCGATGAGCCCTATCACGTCGCGCGGCGCTTCGCCTCGCTCGACCATCTCAGCGGCGGTCGTGCCGGCTGGAATATCGTCACCACGTCGAATCCGGACGCGGCGCTGAACTTCGGCCGCGACGATCACATGGAGCACGCCGAACGCTACAAGCGCGCCCGCGAGTTCTACGACGTCGTCACCGGCCTCTGGGATTCCTTCGCCGACGACGCCTTCGTGCGCGATGTCGAGAGCGGCCTGTTTTTCGATCCCGCGAAGATGCACACGCTCGACCACAACGGCAAATATCTGAAGGTGCGCGGGCCGCTCAACATCGCCCGCCCGGTGCAGGGCTGGCCGGTGATCGTGCAGGCCGGCGCCTCCGAAGACGGCAGGCAGCTCGCCGCCGAGACCGCGGAAGCCGTGTTCGCCGGCGGCGGCAGCCTTGCCGACGGACAAAAGCTCTACGCCGACATCAAGGGCCGCATGGAGAAGGTCGGCCGCGACCCCGAGCATCTGAAGATCCTGCCCGGCGCCTTCGTCGTGGTCGGCGACAGCATCGATGAGGCCAGGGAGAAGCGCGCGCTGCTCGACAGCCGCGTGCATTACGACAGCGCCATCGCCTCGCTCTCGGTCATTCTCGGCACCGATGCCTCAGGTTTCGATCCGGACGGGCCGCTTCCCGACATTCCCGAGACCAACGCCAGCAAGAGCGGCCGCCAGCGGATGGTCGACCTCGCCAAGCGCGAAAAGCTCACCGTGCGCCAGCTCGCCCAGCGCGTCGGCGGCTATGGCGGCCTGTCCTTCGTCGGCACCGCCAAGACCATCGCCGACCAGATGGAGGAATGGCTGGTCGGGCGCGGCTCCGACGGCTTCAACATCATGTTCCCGTTCGTCCCTGCCGGCCTCGACGATTTCGTCGACAAGGTGGTGCCGGAGCTGCAGCGGCGCGGGATTTTCCGGAAAGAGTATGAAGGAGCCACTTTGAGGGAGAATCTCGGCCTTCCCCGCCCGAAAAACCGGTTCTTCGAGGCGTAA
- a CDS encoding DUF983 domain-containing protein: protein MVTMSTAPKIWTRETGLVEKRNLWTAMKRGFRGRCPRCGEGKLFRAFLKTEDHCARCDLDFTPHRADDLPAYLVIVIVGHIVVPTILWIETNYATPAWLSFAAYLPFTFVASLALLQPVKGAVVGLQWALRMHGFDENPPGGIPPV, encoded by the coding sequence ATGGTGACGATGAGCACGGCGCCAAAGATCTGGACGCGCGAGACGGGTCTCGTCGAGAAGCGCAACCTCTGGACCGCCATGAAGCGTGGCTTTCGCGGCCGCTGCCCGCGCTGCGGCGAGGGAAAACTGTTCCGCGCCTTCCTGAAGACGGAGGATCATTGCGCCAGATGCGACCTCGATTTCACGCCGCATCGCGCCGACGATCTGCCCGCCTATCTCGTCATCGTCATCGTCGGCCACATCGTGGTGCCCACCATCCTCTGGATCGAGACCAATTACGCGACGCCGGCCTGGCTCAGCTTCGCGGCCTATCTGCCCTTCACCTTCGTCGCCTCGCTCGCGCTGCTGCAGCCCGTGAAGGGAGCTGTGGTCGGCTTGCAATGGGCTCTGCGCATGCACGGGTTTGACGAGAACCCTCCGGGTGGTATTCCGCCCGTGTAG
- the rnr gene encoding ribonuclease R translates to MKRKNDRGFPDRAAIVAFIKANQGNVGTREIAREFGLKNADRVELKRMLRELADDGIIKKKRHKVSEPDALPPTLLADITGRDSDGELIASPAEWDEVESGEPPKILVEMPRRPRPGTAAGVGDRALLRVEPTGEDEGPAWRGRIIKVLDKAKSRILGVFRELPEGGGRLVPVDKKFADRELNIARTDTQGAQDGDLVSVDIVRSRGFGLASGRVKEKLGSVKSEKAISLIAIYAHDIPLQFSSAAEREAEAAEPANLKGREDWRDVPLVTIDPPDAKDHDDAVHAQADDDPNNKGGFIVNVAIADVSFYVRPGTALDRDALDRGNSVYFPDRVVPMLPERISNNLCSLVPGEPRGALAVRMVLGPDGRKRSHRFHRILMRSAAKLSYAQAQAAIDGRPDDTTGPLLDPILKPLYAAYACAKRARDERDPLNLDLPERKILLKSDGTVDRVVVPERLDAHKLIEEFMILANVAAAEMLEKKSLPLIYRVHDEPTLEKVHALSEFLETLDVPFAKSGALRPTLFNRVLAQLEGHDYYPLVSEVVLRAQAQAEYSSENYGHFGLNLRRYAHFTSPIRRYADLVVHRALVRALGLGEGALPDSETPESLGEVAAHISLTERRAMKAERETVDRLIAHHLADRIGASFQGRVSGVTRAGLFVKLSETGADGLIPIRSLGTEYFNYDESRHALVGTRSGTMYQLGDVVDVRLIEAAPIAGALRFELLSSASESAPRNRRPSGPQRRPSFKAHPGRSPEKKHKPATQKSGKGKKNKGKGKGQKGKAW, encoded by the coding sequence GTGAAACGCAAGAATGACCGTGGCTTTCCCGACAGGGCAGCCATCGTCGCCTTCATCAAGGCAAATCAAGGAAACGTCGGCACCCGCGAAATTGCGCGCGAGTTCGGCCTGAAGAACGCCGATCGCGTCGAGCTCAAGCGCATGCTGCGCGAGCTTGCCGATGACGGGATCATCAAGAAGAAGCGCCACAAGGTCTCGGAGCCGGACGCTCTTCCGCCCACATTGCTCGCCGACATCACGGGGCGCGACTCCGACGGCGAGTTGATCGCCTCCCCAGCCGAATGGGATGAGGTCGAGAGCGGCGAACCTCCAAAAATTCTCGTGGAGATGCCGCGCCGGCCCAGGCCCGGCACCGCCGCCGGCGTCGGCGACCGCGCGCTGCTGCGCGTCGAGCCGACCGGCGAGGACGAAGGCCCCGCCTGGCGCGGCCGCATCATCAAGGTGCTCGACAAGGCCAAGAGTCGCATCCTCGGCGTCTTCCGCGAGCTTCCTGAAGGCGGCGGACGGCTCGTTCCCGTCGACAAGAAGTTCGCCGACCGCGAGCTGAACATCGCCAGGACCGACACACAAGGCGCGCAGGACGGGGACCTCGTCAGCGTCGACATCGTCCGCTCGCGCGGCTTTGGCCTCGCGTCAGGCCGCGTCAAGGAGAAGCTCGGCTCGGTCAAGTCGGAGAAGGCGATCAGCCTGATCGCGATCTACGCCCACGATATTCCGCTGCAATTCTCGTCCGCTGCCGAGCGCGAGGCGGAAGCCGCAGAGCCCGCTAATCTCAAAGGACGCGAAGACTGGCGCGACGTGCCGCTCGTCACCATCGATCCGCCGGATGCCAAGGATCATGACGACGCGGTGCATGCGCAAGCCGATGACGATCCCAACAACAAGGGCGGCTTCATCGTCAACGTCGCCATTGCCGATGTCAGCTTCTACGTGCGGCCGGGCACCGCACTCGACCGCGACGCGCTCGACCGCGGCAACTCGGTCTATTTCCCCGACCGCGTCGTGCCGATGCTGCCCGAGCGCATCTCCAACAATCTCTGCTCGCTGGTGCCGGGCGAGCCGCGCGGCGCGCTCGCGGTACGCATGGTGCTCGGCCCGGACGGCCGCAAGCGCTCGCATAGGTTCCACCGCATCCTGATGCGCTCTGCCGCCAAGCTGAGCTACGCGCAGGCGCAGGCCGCGATCGACGGAAGGCCCGATGACACCACCGGCCCCCTGCTCGACCCGATCCTCAAACCGCTCTATGCCGCCTATGCCTGTGCCAAGCGCGCGCGCGACGAGCGCGATCCGCTCAATCTGGATCTGCCCGAGCGCAAGATCCTGCTGAAGAGCGACGGCACCGTCGACCGCGTCGTCGTGCCCGAAAGGCTCGATGCGCACAAGCTGATCGAGGAGTTCATGATCCTCGCCAACGTCGCCGCGGCGGAGATGCTGGAGAAGAAATCGCTGCCGCTGATCTACCGCGTGCATGACGAGCCGACGCTGGAAAAGGTCCACGCGCTCTCGGAATTCCTGGAGACGCTCGACGTCCCCTTCGCCAAATCTGGCGCGCTGCGCCCCACCCTGTTCAACCGTGTGCTGGCCCAGCTCGAAGGCCACGACTATTACCCGCTGGTCAGCGAGGTGGTGCTGCGCGCGCAGGCGCAGGCGGAGTACTCCTCCGAGAATTACGGGCACTTCGGTCTGAACCTGCGCCGCTACGCGCATTTCACCTCGCCGATCCGCCGCTACGCCGACCTCGTCGTGCACCGCGCGCTGGTGCGTGCGCTCGGTCTCGGCGAGGGCGCCCTGCCCGACAGCGAGACGCCGGAATCTCTCGGCGAAGTCGCCGCGCATATTTCGCTGACCGAGCGGCGCGCGATGAAGGCCGAGCGCGAGACCGTGGACCGCCTGATCGCCCATCACCTCGCCGACCGTATCGGCGCAAGCTTCCAGGGCCGCGTCTCGGGCGTCACGCGCGCCGGCCTGTTCGTCAAGCTGAGCGAGACCGGCGCCGACGGATTGATCCCGATCCGATCCCTCGGCACGGAATATTTCAACTATGACGAGAGCCGGCACGCGCTGGTCGGCACGCGTAGCGGCACCATGTATCAGCTTGGCGACGTGGTCGATGTCCGTCTGATAGAAGCAGCTCCGATTGCGGGCGCGTTGCGGTTCGAGCTGCTGTCATCGGCCAGTGAGAGCGCGCCACGCAACCGCAGGCCGTCCGGCCCGCAACGCCGCCCCTCGTTCAAGGCGCATCCCGGGCGCAGTCCGGAGAAAAAACACAAGCCGGCAACGCAGAAGTCCGGCAAGGGAAAGAAGAACAAGGGCAAAGGCAAGGGACAGAAGGGCAAAGCATGGTGA
- a CDS encoding helix-turn-helix domain-containing protein, with translation MVKRTSFAGDACPIARSLDALGDWWSLLIIREALFGVGRFGEFQNKLGMAKNILAARLRSLVDHGILETAPASDGSAYHEYVLTPKGRGTFPILVALRQWSEEFDERPEEIATILVDREKGRPVKKLEMRAEDGRLLSPADTMLKPRPAPRRRSAR, from the coding sequence ATGGTGAAACGGACGAGCTTTGCCGGCGATGCCTGCCCGATCGCGCGGTCGCTGGATGCGCTCGGCGACTGGTGGTCGCTCTTGATCATCCGCGAGGCGCTGTTCGGCGTCGGCCGCTTCGGCGAGTTTCAGAACAAGCTCGGCATGGCCAAGAACATCCTGGCGGCGCGGCTGCGATCGCTGGTCGACCACGGCATTCTGGAAACCGCCCCCGCCTCCGACGGCAGCGCCTATCATGAATATGTGCTGACGCCGAAGGGCCGGGGCACCTTCCCGATCCTGGTTGCGCTGCGGCAATGGAGCGAGGAGTTCGACGAGCGCCCCGAAGAGATCGCAACCATCCTTGTCGATCGCGAGAAGGGCCGCCCGGTGAAAAAGCTGGAGATGCGGGCGGAGGACGGACGGCTGCTCAGCCCCGCGGATACCATGTTGAAGCCGCGGCCAGCGCCGCGACGACGGTCGGCGAGATAG
- a CDS encoding isoprenylcysteine carboxylmethyltransferase family protein has translation MDKLVLIVGLLGYLTMAVVVARGHFSSATRPREVRLGILASYVGLAGFIYLMLRDKHAIGSLLAALSILVASIALFLWAAKTTRSKRLKLAFDPAFPESVVRTGPYRYIRHPFYTSYILFWLGLTIATLHPLMLVFLIAFSAMNVTAAYREECSFETSPLAEEYVSYRKTAGMLWPKLGTAE, from the coding sequence ATGGACAAATTGGTCCTGATTGTCGGTCTCCTTGGCTATTTGACAATGGCAGTGGTGGTCGCAAGAGGCCATTTCTCGTCGGCGACGAGACCGCGCGAGGTACGACTTGGCATCCTCGCTTCTTATGTCGGCCTTGCGGGCTTCATTTATCTGATGCTGCGCGACAAGCATGCGATCGGTAGCCTTTTGGCTGCGCTATCGATCCTGGTGGCTAGCATCGCGCTCTTTCTCTGGGCGGCGAAGACGACTCGATCAAAGCGCCTGAAGCTCGCGTTCGACCCAGCGTTCCCTGAATCGGTCGTGCGAACCGGCCCTTATCGTTACATTCGGCATCCGTTCTATACGTCCTACATCCTGTTTTGGCTTGGGCTCACGATTGCAACTTTGCACCCTCTCATGCTTGTTTTTCTGATCGCGTTCAGCGCAATGAACGTGACCGCCGCCTATCGCGAGGAGTGCTCGTTCGAGACATCTCCCTTGGCTGAGGAGTATGTAAGCTATCGCAAGACCGCAGGAATGCTTTGGCCGAAGCTTGGAACGGCGGAGTAG
- a CDS encoding TetR/AcrR family transcriptional regulator: MKERILQTADKLFYLQGIRAIGVDTIAAEIGISKRTLYNHFPSKDALIAAYLERRFVHARPSDQPPAEQILATFDSLERRFAAKDFRGCPFVNAVAELGPQDRAVKKIAVAFKESRRLWFRERLTELGVADADALATQLVLLVDGSIAQDLVRDDPAMARAAKEAAKVLLCNAGVEVGAGAAKERKRAPK; the protein is encoded by the coding sequence ATGAAAGAGCGGATCCTTCAGACCGCAGACAAGCTGTTCTATCTGCAAGGCATTCGCGCGATCGGCGTCGACACCATCGCGGCTGAGATCGGCATCTCCAAGCGCACGCTCTACAACCACTTCCCTTCCAAGGACGCGCTGATCGCGGCCTATCTGGAGCGCCGCTTCGTTCACGCGCGCCCCTCCGACCAGCCGCCGGCCGAGCAGATCCTCGCCACGTTCGATTCGCTGGAGCGGCGCTTTGCGGCCAAGGACTTTCGCGGCTGTCCGTTCGTGAATGCGGTCGCCGAGCTCGGCCCTCAGGACCGCGCCGTGAAGAAGATCGCGGTTGCGTTCAAGGAAAGCCGCCGCCTCTGGTTTCGCGAGCGGCTGACCGAGCTCGGTGTAGCCGATGCGGACGCGCTCGCAACGCAGCTGGTGCTCCTGGTCGACGGCTCGATCGCGCAGGACCTCGTGCGCGACGACCCGGCGATGGCCAGGGCTGCGAAGGAAGCGGCAAAGGTGCTGCTGTGCAACGCGGGGGTGGAGGTGGGGGCTGGTGCGGCGAAGGAGCGCAAGCGCGCGCCAAAATAG
- a CDS encoding MFS transporter, giving the protein MPLLQALRPTLPILIGASLMLTLSMGLRQSLGIFMQPLTHDVGISVSEFTLAIAVQNLAWGFLQPLAGALTVRYGFRAIMLAGALLYVAGLALMTGAQGMISVVIGAGVLIGTSLACTAAAMAMSVAARAAPESVRSTVLGMVSAAGSLGALLSAPIGQVLAEGYGWRFGLGSFIVLSLLMLPAAWFAGRVDRIPLPKTSGIGNVSAATATATAFGNSSFSVMTAAYFVCGMQLVFITTHLPSYLQLCGMDPMLSAKTLGVIGGFNVLGSLFFGWAGQRWNKLALLGGIYFTRSLVLAWYFMLPPTEASTLVFGALMGFLWLGVGPLVAGAVAEMFGLQWQAMIQGLAFMSHQLGSFVGAYGGGLIYDALGSYNMAWRIGVAVGLAAGIIQIAFALIRPTRPPAPVLRTA; this is encoded by the coding sequence ATGCCGCTGCTGCAAGCGCTTCGCCCGACGCTGCCGATCCTGATCGGCGCCTCGCTGATGCTGACGCTGAGCATGGGCCTGCGGCAGTCGCTGGGCATCTTCATGCAGCCTTTGACCCATGATGTCGGCATTTCCGTCTCTGAATTCACACTCGCGATCGCCGTGCAAAACCTTGCCTGGGGCTTCCTCCAGCCGCTCGCGGGCGCGCTGACCGTCCGCTACGGCTTTCGCGCCATCATGCTGGCGGGCGCGCTGCTCTATGTTGCAGGCCTGGCGTTGATGACGGGCGCGCAGGGCATGATCTCGGTGGTGATCGGGGCGGGAGTCCTGATTGGAACCTCCCTTGCCTGCACGGCGGCTGCGATGGCGATGTCGGTCGCGGCCCGGGCGGCGCCCGAGAGCGTGCGCTCGACCGTGCTCGGCATGGTCTCGGCCGCCGGTTCGCTCGGCGCGTTGTTGTCGGCGCCGATCGGACAAGTGCTCGCCGAGGGCTATGGCTGGCGCTTCGGCCTCGGCAGCTTCATCGTGCTTTCGCTGCTGATGCTGCCGGCGGCATGGTTCGCAGGCCGCGTCGACCGCATCCCGCTGCCGAAGACGAGCGGGATCGGCAACGTGTCGGCCGCGACCGCAACGGCCACGGCGTTCGGCAATTCGTCGTTCTCGGTGATGACGGCGGCCTATTTCGTCTGCGGCATGCAGCTCGTCTTCATCACCACGCACCTGCCGTCCTATTTGCAGCTCTGCGGCATGGATCCGATGCTGAGCGCGAAGACGCTGGGCGTGATCGGCGGCTTCAACGTGCTGGGCTCGCTGTTCTTCGGCTGGGCCGGCCAGCGCTGGAACAAGCTGGCGCTGCTCGGCGGCATCTATTTCACGCGTTCGCTGGTGCTGGCGTGGTACTTCATGCTGCCGCCGACGGAAGCCTCGACGCTGGTGTTCGGCGCGCTGATGGGCTTCCTCTGGCTCGGCGTCGGGCCGCTGGTCGCCGGCGCCGTCGCCGAGATGTTCGGCCTGCAATGGCAGGCGATGATTCAGGGTCTCGCCTTCATGAGCCATCAGCTCGGCAGCTTCGTCGGCGCCTATGGCGGCGGGCTGATCTACGACGCGCTCGGCTCGTACAACATGGCCTGGCGGATCGGTGTGGCCGTAGGCCTTGCGGCCGGCATCATCCAGATCGCGTTCGCGCTGATCCGACCGACGCGGCCGCCGGCGCCGGTGCTGCGGACGGCTTAG
- a CDS encoding NUDIX domain-containing protein: MTDTAQVGEKAKVHEEKEADHHPYFRPRDAATLILVDRSGAIPKVLVGKRHDKVVFMPGKFVFPGGRVDKADYRVPCAAPITAELEANLAKGSPKTPASRAKSLAIAAIREACEETGLCLGRKAEGKLAKLEGAWKPFADAGLLPDPSSLFLIARAITPPGRVKRFDTRFFTADASAIAHRVDGVIHADAELVELVWVELGSKPLANLHPMTRNVLNELDSRLATGPLRHDAPVPFFHFYGGKMQKDILS; this comes from the coding sequence ATGACGGATACGGCCCAAGTCGGGGAGAAGGCGAAGGTTCACGAGGAGAAGGAAGCCGACCATCATCCCTATTTCCGCCCGAGGGATGCGGCGACCCTGATCCTGGTCGATCGCAGCGGTGCCATTCCGAAAGTGCTGGTCGGCAAGCGCCACGACAAGGTTGTGTTCATGCCCGGCAAGTTCGTCTTCCCCGGCGGGCGCGTCGACAAGGCCGACTATCGCGTGCCCTGTGCGGCGCCGATCACCGCCGAGCTGGAAGCCAATCTCGCCAAGGGCAGCCCTAAGACTCCGGCCTCACGCGCGAAATCGCTCGCCATTGCCGCGATCCGCGAAGCCTGCGAGGAGACCGGCCTTTGTCTCGGCCGCAAGGCCGAGGGCAAGTTGGCCAAGCTCGAGGGCGCCTGGAAGCCGTTCGCCGATGCAGGCCTGCTGCCCGACCCGTCCAGCCTGTTCCTGATCGCACGCGCCATCACCCCGCCCGGCCGCGTCAAGCGCTTCGACACGCGCTTCTTCACCGCGGATGCCTCCGCGATCGCCCACCGCGTCGACGGCGTGATCCATGCCGACGCCGAGCTGGTCGAGCTGGTCTGGGTCGAGCTCGGCTCGAAGCCGCTCGCCAATCTGCATCCGATGACGCGCAACGTGCTCAACGAGCTCGACTCGCGCCTTGCCACCGGCCCGCTCCGTCACGATGCGCCGGTGCCGTTCTTCCATTTCTACGGCGGCAAGATGCAGAAGGATATTTTGAGTTAG
- the topA gene encoding type I DNA topoisomerase: MNIVIVESPAKAKTINKYLGSSYEVLASFGHVRDLPAKNGSVDPDANFKMIWEIDPKAAGRLNDIARSLKGADRLILATDPDREGEAISWHVLEVLKEKRALKDQKIERVVFNAITKQAVSDAMKHPRQIDGALVDAYMARRALDYLVGFTLSPVLWRKLPGARSAGRVQSVALRLVCDRELEIEKFVAREYWSLIATLLTPRGDAFEARLVGADGKKIQRLDIGTGAEAEDFKKALEAASYIVTAVDAKPARRNPQAPFTTSTLQQEASRKYGFAPAHTMRIAQRLYEGIDIGGETTGLITYMRTDGVQIAPEAITQARKVIGEDYGNAYVPDAPRQYQAKAKNAQEAHEAIRPTDMSRRPDSMSRKLDADQARLYELIWKRTIASQMESAELERTTVDITAKAGGRTLELRATGQVVKFDGFLTLYQEGRDDEEDEDSRRLPAMSPTDALKRQSLSVTQHFTEPPPRFSEASLVKRMEELGIGRPSTYASILQVLKDRGYVKLEKKRLHGEDKGRVVIAFLESFFSRYVEYDFTANLEEQLDRISNNEISWQQVLKDFWTGFIGAVDDIKDLRVAQVLDVLDDMLGQHIYPPRTDGGDIRQCPSCGTGRLNLKAGKFGAFVGCSNYPECRYTRQLAADSETTADRSLGQDPDTGRDVWVKAGRFGPYIQLGEQKDYAEGEKPKRAGIPKGTSPSDVDLELALKLLSLPREIGKHPETGQPITAGLGRFGPFVKHEKTYASLEAGDEVFDIGLNRAVTLIAEKVAKGPSRRFGADPGKALGDHPTLGTVTVKSGRYGAYVTAGGVNATIPAEFEKDTVTLPQAIALIDERAAKGGVKGGGKTKAKKAAKPAKAKKAAEKAADGEDAPPKPKKPAAKKAAKTKSESTSKARAGVASTAKTSAIKSSGAAKAPAKKSAGKN, translated from the coding sequence ATGAATATCGTCATTGTGGAGTCGCCGGCGAAAGCCAAGACGATCAACAAATATTTGGGCTCGTCCTATGAGGTTCTGGCCTCGTTCGGCCATGTCCGCGACCTGCCCGCGAAGAACGGCTCCGTCGATCCGGACGCCAATTTCAAGATGATCTGGGAGATCGACCCCAAGGCGGCCGGCCGGCTCAACGACATCGCCAGGTCCCTGAAGGGCGCCGACCGCCTGATTCTCGCCACCGACCCTGATCGCGAGGGCGAGGCGATCTCCTGGCACGTGCTGGAGGTGCTGAAGGAAAAGCGCGCGCTCAAGGACCAGAAGATCGAGCGGGTGGTGTTCAACGCCATCACCAAGCAGGCGGTCTCGGACGCCATGAAGCATCCGCGCCAGATCGACGGCGCGCTGGTCGACGCCTATATGGCGCGCCGCGCCCTCGATTACCTTGTCGGCTTTACCCTCTCGCCCGTGCTGTGGCGCAAGCTGCCGGGCGCCCGCTCGGCCGGCCGCGTGCAGTCGGTGGCGCTGCGCCTCGTCTGCGACCGCGAGCTCGAGATCGAGAAGTTCGTCGCCCGTGAATACTGGTCGCTGATCGCAACGCTGCTCACCCCGCGCGGCGACGCCTTCGAGGCCCGCCTCGTCGGCGCCGACGGCAAGAAGATCCAGCGCCTCGACATCGGCACCGGCGCGGAAGCCGAAGACTTCAAGAAGGCGCTGGAAGCGGCGAGCTACATCGTCACCGCGGTCGACGCGAAGCCGGCCCGGCGCAATCCGCAGGCCCCCTTCACCACCTCGACGCTGCAGCAGGAAGCCAGCCGCAAATACGGCTTTGCGCCGGCGCACACGATGCGCATCGCCCAGCGCCTCTATGAAGGCATCGACATCGGCGGCGAGACCACCGGACTCATTACTTATATGCGTACCGACGGCGTGCAGATTGCGCCCGAGGCGATCACCCAGGCGCGCAAGGTGATCGGCGAGGATTACGGCAACGCCTATGTGCCTGATGCCCCGCGCCAGTACCAGGCCAAGGCCAAAAACGCCCAGGAAGCGCACGAAGCAATCCGCCCGACCGACATGTCCCGCCGTCCCGACAGCATGAGCCGCAAGCTCGATGCCGACCAGGCGCGACTTTATGAGCTGATCTGGAAGCGGACCATCGCGAGCCAGATGGAATCGGCCGAGCTCGAGCGCACCACCGTCGACATCACGGCGAAGGCCGGCGGCCGTACGCTGGAGCTGCGCGCCACCGGCCAGGTCGTCAAGTTCGACGGTTTTCTGACGCTCTACCAGGAAGGCCGCGACGACGAGGAGGACGAGGATTCGCGCCGCCTGCCCGCGATGAGCCCGACCGACGCCCTGAAGCGGCAGAGCCTTTCCGTCACCCAGCACTTCACCGAGCCGCCGCCGCGCTTCTCGGAGGCCTCGCTGGTCAAGCGCATGGAAGAGCTCGGCATCGGCCGGCCCTCGACCTATGCCTCGATCCTCCAGGTCCTGAAGGACCGCGGCTACGTCAAGCTGGAGAAGAAGCGCCTGCACGGCGAGGACAAGGGCCGCGTCGTGATCGCGTTTCTGGAGAGCTTCTTCAGCCGCTATGTCGAATACGACTTCACCGCCAATCTGGAAGAGCAGCTCGACCGCATCTCCAACAACGAGATCTCCTGGCAGCAGGTGCTGAAGGATTTCTGGACCGGCTTCATCGGCGCCGTCGACGACATCAAGGATCTGCGCGTCGCGCAGGTGCTCGATGTGCTCGACGATATGCTGGGACAGCACATCTATCCGCCCCGCACGGACGGCGGCGACATCAGGCAGTGCCCGAGCTGCGGCACCGGCCGATTGAATCTCAAGGCCGGCAAGTTCGGCGCCTTCGTCGGCTGCTCGAACTATCCGGAATGCCGCTACACCCGCCAGCTTGCCGCCGACAGCGAGACCACCGCCGACCGCTCGCTCGGCCAGGATCCCGACACGGGCCGTGACGTCTGGGTCAAAGCCGGCCGGTTCGGGCCCTACATCCAGCTCGGCGAGCAGAAGGACTATGCGGAAGGCGAGAAGCCGAAGCGCGCCGGCATCCCGAAGGGCACCTCTCCGAGCGATGTCGACCTCGAGCTTGCGCTGAAGCTGCTGTCGCTGCCGCGCGAGATCGGCAAGCATCCGGAGACCGGTCAGCCGATCACCGCCGGCCTCGGCCGCTTTGGGCCGTTCGTCAAGCACGAGAAGACCTATGCCAGCCTGGAGGCCGGCGACGAGGTGTTCGACATCGGCCTCAACCGCGCGGTGACGCTGATCGCGGAAAAGGTCGCCAAGGGCCCGAGCCGCCGCTTCGGCGCGGATCCCGGCAAGGCGCTCGGCGATCATCCCACCCTCGGCACCGTCACCGTGAAGAGCGGCCGCTACGGCGCCTATGTCACCGCCGGTGGCGTCAACGCGACGATTCCCGCCGAGTTCGAAAAGGACACCGTCACGCTGCCGCAGGCGATCGCGCTGATCGACGAGCGCGCGGCCAAAGGGGGTGTGAAGGGCGGCGGCAAGACCAAGGCCAAGAAGGCGGCAAAGCCGGCCAAGGCCAAGAAAGCAGCGGAGAAAGCCGCGGACGGCGAGGACGCCCCGCCAAAGCCCAAGAAACCGGCCGCGAAGAAGGCCGCCAAAACCAAATCCGAATCCACCAGCAAGGCCCGCGCAGGCGTGGCGTCGACGGCCAAGACGTCGGCGATCAAGTCAAGTGGCGCCGCCAAGGCTCCGGCCAAGAAGAGTGCCGGCAAGAATTAG
- the rpmG gene encoding 50S ribosomal protein L33: MAKAVTIKVKLVSSADTGFYYVAKKNSRTMTDKLVKKKYDPVARKHVEFREAKIK, encoded by the coding sequence ATGGCCAAAGCGGTCACCATCAAGGTCAAGCTCGTGTCCTCTGCCGACACCGGCTTCTACTACGTCGCCAAGAAGAATTCGCGCACCATGACCGACAAGCTGGTCAAGAAGAAGTATGACCCGGTCGCGCGCAAGCACGTCGAATTCCGCGAAGCCAAGATCAAGTAG